Proteins encoded by one window of Ramlibacter tataouinensis:
- a CDS encoding DUF2061 domain-containing protein, which translates to MGTMLLRRIDSSVAKSACFGLIHLAIALGLGWLFTGTFVLAGALALVEPLLNTVAAHNLNKAIDASRLPARRRGLVRGVLLTSSHLVVATGCGWWFTGSLAAGGAYALIEPLVNAVAYHFFDRAWTARVPAIRPASA; encoded by the coding sequence ATGGGAACCATGCTGTTGCGCCGCATCGACTCTTCGGTGGCCAAGTCGGCCTGCTTCGGGCTGATCCACCTGGCGATCGCGCTGGGGCTCGGCTGGCTGTTCACGGGCACTTTCGTGCTGGCCGGCGCGCTCGCGCTGGTCGAGCCGCTGCTCAACACGGTCGCCGCCCACAACCTCAACAAGGCGATCGACGCCTCGCGGCTGCCGGCTCGCCGCCGTGGCCTGGTGCGTGGCGTGTTGCTGACCTCATCCCACCTGGTCGTCGCGACCGGTTGCGGCTGGTGGTTCACGGGCAGCCTGGCCGCCGGCGGCGCCTATGCGCTGATCGAGCCGCTGGTCAACGCGGTGGCCTACCACTTCTTCGATCGCGCCTGGACCGCGCGCGTCCCCGCGATCCGGCCAGCCTCTGCCTGA
- a CDS encoding HlyD family type I secretion periplasmic adaptor subunit, producing the protein MSAAAASAAERVDLAGHLQDVQRLCRRAALVVLCGLLPLAAWMALAPLASAVVASGHVKVDLDRRPVQHAEGGTVLQVLVRDGQAVRQGEPMLVLGDVAVDADRNRLAWRLMAERAGLVRLDAEQLMAAALQFPSDLLEAAADDARLAAQLDKERQLFATRRDALQRQVQLLQAQRGRVAEEIDALQAQLAKAADSLGFQKAELETNRRLLGDGFISPTRVAQLEGAVADYASRIEERRSELARAGQRMTDTQLRISALDGDYRQQAGEQRRAAAARVSELEQELRKSADAAQRQVIRAPVAGVVLDLKYPAAGAVIAPRETVADIVPVQARLLTDARIRTEDIDRVAPGQPAQIRFTAFKARTTPMVDGKVIYLSPDRLLDRATNLPYYAVQVEVDPASLARAGELKLQAGMPAEVFLPGDSRTPLRYLLEPIADSMRRAARER; encoded by the coding sequence ATGAGCGCGGCGGCTGCTTCCGCCGCCGAGCGGGTGGACCTGGCCGGCCATCTGCAGGACGTGCAGCGCCTGTGCCGGCGCGCGGCGCTGGTGGTGCTGTGCGGCCTGCTGCCGCTGGCGGCGTGGATGGCCCTGGCGCCGCTCGCTTCCGCGGTGGTCGCCAGCGGCCACGTCAAGGTCGACCTGGACCGGCGGCCGGTACAGCACGCCGAGGGCGGCACGGTGCTGCAGGTGCTGGTGCGCGACGGCCAGGCGGTGCGGCAGGGCGAGCCGATGCTGGTGCTGGGCGACGTGGCGGTCGATGCCGACCGCAACCGGCTGGCCTGGCGCCTGATGGCCGAGCGAGCCGGCCTGGTGCGGCTGGACGCGGAGCAGCTGATGGCCGCTGCGCTGCAATTCCCGTCCGACCTGCTGGAAGCCGCAGCAGACGACGCCCGGCTGGCCGCGCAGCTGGACAAGGAGCGCCAGCTGTTCGCGACCCGGCGCGACGCCCTGCAGCGCCAGGTGCAGTTGCTGCAGGCGCAGCGCGGCCGCGTCGCCGAGGAGATCGATGCGCTGCAGGCCCAGCTGGCGAAGGCGGCCGACTCGCTCGGGTTCCAGAAGGCCGAACTGGAAACCAACCGCCGCCTGCTGGGCGATGGCTTCATCTCGCCCACCCGCGTGGCCCAGCTCGAAGGCGCGGTGGCCGACTACGCCTCCCGCATCGAGGAGCGCCGATCCGAGCTGGCGCGGGCCGGCCAGCGGATGACCGATACCCAGCTGCGCATCAGCGCACTCGACGGCGACTACCGGCAGCAGGCCGGCGAGCAGCGCCGGGCGGCGGCGGCGCGCGTCTCCGAGCTGGAGCAGGAGCTGCGCAAGTCGGCCGATGCCGCGCAGCGGCAGGTGATCCGGGCGCCGGTGGCCGGCGTGGTGCTGGACCTGAAGTACCCCGCGGCCGGCGCGGTGATCGCGCCGCGCGAGACCGTGGCCGACATCGTGCCGGTCCAGGCGCGGCTGCTGACCGACGCGCGCATCCGCACCGAGGACATCGACCGGGTGGCGCCGGGGCAGCCGGCGCAGATCCGCTTTACCGCCTTCAAGGCGCGCACCACCCCGATGGTGGACGGCAAGGTGATCTATCTCTCGCCCGACCGGCTGCTGGACCGCGCCACCAACCTGCCGTACTACGCGGTGCAGGTGGAGGTGGATCCGGCCTCGCTGGCCCGGGCCGGCGAGCTGAAGCTGCAGGCCGGGATGCCGGCCGAGGTGTTCCTGCCGGGCGACAGCCGCACGCCGCTGCGCTACCTGCTGGAGCCGATCGCCGATTCGATGCGGCGAGCGGCGCGTGAACGCTGA
- a CDS encoding type I secretion system permease/ATPase, which yields MVASALAPVAALLRRPLAWVAALSLLVNLLLLAPALFMLQLFDRVLSSRSQDTLLALLLGMGLALVFMLVLDLLRNRLQGVAGQLLADALAPRVACVLLARLAGAGERVPQEALRDVAALRNLFSAQGLVALLDLPWVAVYIAVIWLAHPWLGVAALGSGVALLVLALANDIATRQDIESVQVQAAHATRSLEASMQNAEVVQALGMAGAVLHRWQALNAACGAAQRSLAARSVPLAAATRSLRQAVQVLIPALGAWLVIAGETSPGVLVATTLLLGRALAPVEQVVGHWRVLAEGRLSLRRLSALLAEAGQEPQRMALPPPTGRLEAQSLVLRAPQGERLLLAGVSLQLAAGESLAIVGPSGAGKSTLVRLLTGLWQPSAGAVRLDGVDLAQWPRDAIGPWLGYVPQDVQLLAGTVAENIARMGPVDAGQVVEAARRAAVHDWVLSLPQGYDTPLQPGGTLLSPGQRQRLALARALYGQPRLLLLDEPNANLDADGEAALAATLQSLAGQVTVVVVTHRVALVRHVDKLLVLEAGRVRHFGPREEVLRAMNPRAAAGGAQVMPLPRQDGWPSPTTATAGSAA from the coding sequence ATGGTGGCGAGTGCCCTGGCGCCGGTGGCGGCCCTGCTGCGGCGCCCGCTCGCGTGGGTCGCCGCGCTCTCGCTGCTGGTGAACCTGCTGCTGCTGGCGCCGGCCCTGTTCATGCTGCAGCTGTTCGACCGCGTGCTGAGCAGCCGCAGCCAGGACACCCTGCTGGCGCTGCTGCTGGGCATGGGCCTGGCGCTCGTCTTCATGCTGGTGCTGGACCTGCTGCGCAACCGGCTGCAGGGCGTGGCCGGCCAGCTGCTGGCCGACGCGCTGGCGCCGCGCGTGGCCTGCGTGCTGCTGGCGCGGCTGGCCGGTGCCGGCGAACGGGTGCCGCAGGAGGCGCTGCGCGACGTGGCGGCGCTGCGCAACCTGTTCTCGGCCCAGGGCCTGGTGGCGCTGCTGGACCTGCCCTGGGTCGCGGTCTACATCGCCGTGATCTGGCTGGCGCACCCCTGGCTGGGCGTGGCGGCGCTGGGCTCGGGCGTGGCCCTGCTGGTGCTGGCACTGGCCAACGACATCGCCACCCGCCAGGACATCGAGTCCGTGCAGGTCCAGGCCGCACACGCGACGCGCTCGCTCGAAGCCTCGATGCAGAACGCCGAGGTGGTGCAGGCCCTCGGCATGGCGGGCGCCGTGCTGCATCGCTGGCAGGCGCTCAACGCCGCCTGCGGCGCGGCGCAGCGATCGCTCGCGGCCCGCTCGGTGCCGCTGGCGGCGGCGACCCGCTCGCTGCGGCAGGCGGTGCAGGTGCTGATCCCCGCGCTCGGCGCCTGGCTGGTGATCGCCGGCGAAACGTCGCCGGGCGTGCTGGTGGCGACCACGCTGCTGCTGGGGCGGGCGCTGGCGCCGGTGGAGCAGGTGGTGGGCCACTGGCGCGTGCTGGCCGAAGGGCGGCTGTCGCTGCGGCGGCTCTCGGCGCTGCTGGCCGAAGCCGGCCAGGAGCCGCAGCGCATGGCACTGCCGCCGCCGACGGGCCGGCTCGAGGCGCAGTCGCTGGTGCTGCGCGCCCCCCAGGGCGAGCGGCTGCTGCTGGCCGGTGTGTCGCTGCAACTGGCCGCGGGCGAATCGCTCGCCATCGTCGGGCCCAGCGGTGCCGGCAAGTCGACGCTGGTGCGGCTGCTGACGGGCCTGTGGCAGCCCAGCGCCGGCGCGGTGCGGCTGGACGGGGTGGACCTGGCGCAGTGGCCGCGCGACGCGATCGGCCCCTGGCTGGGCTACGTGCCGCAGGACGTGCAACTGCTCGCCGGCACGGTCGCCGAGAACATCGCCCGCATGGGCCCGGTCGATGCCGGCCAGGTGGTCGAAGCGGCCCGGCGCGCCGCGGTGCACGACTGGGTGCTGTCGCTGCCGCAGGGCTACGACACGCCGCTGCAACCCGGCGGCACGCTGCTGTCGCCCGGCCAGCGCCAGCGGCTGGCGCTGGCCCGGGCGCTCTATGGCCAGCCGCGCCTGCTGCTGCTGGACGAGCCGAACGCCAACCTCGATGCCGATGGCGAAGCCGCGCTGGCCGCGACGCTGCAGTCGCTTGCCGGCCAGGTGACGGTGGTCGTCGTCACGCACCGGGTGGCGCTGGTGCGGCACGTGGACAAGCTGCTGGTGCTCGAGGCCGGGCGGGTGCGGCACTTCGGCCCGCGCGAGGAGGTGCTGCGCGCCATGAACCCGCGCGCGGCGGCGGGCGGCGCCCAGGTCATGCCGCTGCCGCGCCAGGACGGCTGGCCATCGCCGACGACCGCCACGGCCGGGAGTGCCGCATGA
- a CDS encoding VCBS domain-containing protein encodes MAISIVSFGNTPQASDDLFLSSATGLDEDSSGVVWLSVMLNDSGGAAKTLYALDDGSSGGTALRPTDLLVQDTARTEALSTDTSRGGARIWITNDGRVGYDAGTLNAEFQQQLQALNPGEFLYDSFTYAIRLGNGTLSWATATIQYAGLNDAPAVTGAVVGNTVEDGEALTLDALANASDVDAGAVLSVVDVPESLPPGVSYDPATHSVTIDPGHAAYQHLPAGAVLPVTVVYGVSDGTATTPASVTFTLTGVNDVAVIGDPANADVTEDAGVDGDGHLQASGTLAITDDDEGEASFQAGATAVGSALGTLALETDGDYTYSVANSAVQSLGANATHVDTFTVTALDGTTKDISFTIHGVNDAAVVGGPANADVTEDAGVDGGGHLQASGTLAITDDDEGEASFQAGATAVGSALGTLALETDGDYTYSVANSAVQSLGANATHVDTFTVTALDGTTKDISFTIHGVNDAAVIGGSSTGSVQEDTNVMDGFLHTAGSLTVSDDDAGEALFQGQASAAGTYGTFTLTAAGAWTYAVSNDLAAVQALDTGGSLTDSFSALSLDGSASQLVTVTIQGLADSNAIVGSDKADTYSFDAAAAGVHTLADPGPGGTDLIRFTGDNLLLSTLNFEKVGSDLVMQVNDQTVTVLNHFAAGTTAVEQVSFATGQSYAGYSLAGTFSLFAGSGFVAGNGSSNDVVAGTSSAETIDGGGGNSGRDLLFGNAGNDTLVGRNAGDLLVGGAGDDVLQGGEGNDVLVGGPGNDTFVFNTVLSAADNVDRIVGFEAGGADALLLSKAVFGGLATTGSTGGTALQASDFLAVANAATASVGSGVHILFDSATGNLYYDSNGGSAAGRTLFATLDPATLSGTVDASDFKVGL; translated from the coding sequence ATGGCCATCAGCATCGTTTCATTCGGCAACACGCCCCAGGCCAGCGACGACCTGTTCCTGTCCTCGGCGACCGGCCTGGACGAGGATTCCAGCGGGGTGGTCTGGCTCAGCGTCATGCTCAACGATTCGGGCGGCGCGGCCAAGACGCTGTATGCGCTGGACGACGGCAGCAGTGGCGGTACCGCGCTGCGACCGACGGACCTGCTGGTGCAGGACACCGCGCGCACCGAAGCGCTCAGCACGGACACCAGCCGCGGCGGCGCCCGCATCTGGATCACGAACGATGGCCGGGTCGGCTACGACGCCGGGACGCTGAATGCCGAGTTCCAGCAGCAGTTGCAGGCGCTCAACCCGGGCGAGTTCCTGTACGACAGCTTCACCTATGCGATCCGGCTCGGCAACGGCACGCTGAGCTGGGCCACGGCGACCATCCAGTACGCCGGGCTGAACGATGCGCCGGCGGTCACCGGCGCCGTGGTCGGCAACACGGTCGAGGACGGCGAGGCGCTCACGCTGGATGCGCTGGCGAATGCGAGCGACGTGGATGCCGGCGCCGTGCTGTCCGTGGTCGACGTGCCCGAGTCCCTGCCGCCCGGCGTCAGCTACGACCCGGCGACGCACAGTGTCACCATCGATCCCGGTCATGCCGCCTACCAGCACCTCCCGGCCGGTGCGGTGCTGCCCGTCACGGTGGTCTACGGCGTTTCCGATGGCACGGCGACCACGCCGGCATCGGTCACCTTCACGCTGACGGGCGTCAACGACGTGGCGGTGATCGGCGACCCGGCCAACGCCGACGTCACGGAAGACGCAGGCGTCGACGGTGACGGCCATCTCCAGGCGAGCGGCACGCTCGCCATCACCGACGACGACGAGGGCGAAGCCTCGTTCCAGGCCGGCGCGACGGCGGTCGGCAGCGCCCTGGGCACGCTGGCCCTGGAGACCGACGGCGACTACACCTACTCGGTCGCCAACTCGGCGGTACAAAGCCTCGGCGCCAACGCCACCCACGTCGACACCTTCACCGTGACGGCGCTGGACGGCACGACCAAGGACATCAGCTTCACCATCCATGGCGTCAACGATGCTGCGGTGGTCGGCGGCCCGGCCAACGCCGACGTCACGGAAGACGCAGGCGTCGACGGCGGCGGCCATCTCCAGGCGAGCGGCACGCTCGCCATCACCGACGACGACGAGGGCGAAGCCTCGTTCCAGGCCGGCGCGACGGCGGTCGGCAGCGCCCTGGGCACGCTGGCCCTGGAGACCGACGGCGACTACACCTACTCGGTCGCCAACTCGGCGGTACAAAGCCTCGGCGCCAACGCCACCCACGTCGACACCTTCACCGTGACGGCGCTGGACGGCACGACCAAGGACATCAGCTTCACCATCCATGGCGTCAACGACGCCGCGGTGATCGGCGGCTCCTCCACCGGCAGCGTGCAGGAGGACACCAACGTCATGGACGGGTTCCTGCACACCGCCGGCTCGCTGACGGTCAGCGACGATGACGCGGGCGAGGCGCTGTTCCAGGGGCAGGCGTCGGCCGCAGGCACCTACGGCACCTTCACGCTGACGGCCGCCGGCGCATGGACCTACGCCGTGTCCAACGACCTGGCCGCCGTGCAGGCGCTGGACACCGGCGGGTCGCTGACCGACAGCTTCAGCGCGCTGTCGCTGGATGGCAGCGCCAGCCAGCTGGTCACGGTCACGATCCAGGGCCTGGCCGACAGCAACGCCATCGTCGGCAGCGACAAGGCGGACACGTACAGCTTCGATGCCGCCGCGGCCGGCGTGCACACGCTGGCCGACCCCGGCCCGGGCGGGACCGACCTGATCCGCTTCACCGGCGACAACCTGCTGCTGTCCACCCTGAACTTCGAGAAGGTGGGCAGCGACCTGGTCATGCAGGTCAACGACCAGACCGTGACCGTGCTCAACCACTTCGCCGCCGGCACGACGGCGGTGGAGCAGGTGAGCTTTGCCACCGGGCAGAGCTACGCCGGTTATTCGCTGGCCGGCACCTTCAGCCTGTTCGCCGGCTCGGGCTTCGTCGCCGGCAACGGCAGCAGCAACGACGTGGTGGCCGGCACCTCGTCGGCCGAGACCATCGACGGCGGCGGCGGCAACAGCGGGCGCGACCTGCTGTTCGGCAACGCCGGCAACGACACCCTGGTCGGCCGCAATGCCGGCGACCTGCTGGTCGGCGGTGCCGGCGACGACGTGCTGCAAGGCGGCGAGGGCAACGACGTGCTGGTGGGCGGACCGGGCAACGACACCTTCGTCTTCAACACCGTGCTGTCCGCGGCCGACAACGTCGACCGCATCGTCGGCTTCGAGGCCGGCGGCGCCGATGCGCTGCTGCTGTCCAAGGCGGTGTTCGGCGGGCTGGCCACGACGGGTTCGACCGGCGGCACCGCGCTGCAGGCTTCGGATTTCCTCGCGGTCGCCAATGCCGCGACCGCCAGCGTGGGATCGGGCGTGCACATCCTGTTCGACAGCGCCACCGGCAACCTCTACTACGACAGCAACGGCGGCAGCGCCGCCGGGCGCACCCTGTTCGCCACGCTGGATCCGGCCACCCTGTCGGGCACGGTCGACGCGTCGGACTTCAAGGTCGGCCTCTGA